In the genome of Cryptomeria japonica chromosome 8, Sugi_1.0, whole genome shotgun sequence, one region contains:
- the LOC131047811 gene encoding receptor-like protein 46 translates to MEKYTWVVLVMSWSTAIVYCNCNSIQCLPEERLILLRFNTGIGGLSVPWKGLNCCEWDGVECSNRTSHVTHLRLSKLVVQNSSGTHILTPLFQLKQLEYLDLSSNGFTGVIPAGISELPELRHLDLSDNDFEGEVPLQLGNLSNLNYLSIAMAEKAVFKCWSNLQWVRNLRRLQYLSVRHVEVRSSNKELGEFISPLDNLQILDMSDCNMSGPIPKALLNLTSLTDLDLHVNTFSSPIPPWLGNMTGLVSLSFHNCNISGPFPLSLSTLPQLKNLRLSDNEFLSGDISEILGSGWPHLALFTLSGSNIRGSIPAFIGNLSSLTIFKVVETMINGPIPASLGSLPLLEELILRNNFLTGRIPPRISQLSKLKILDLSFNQLSGNIPSHLHGFSSLRKLYLQSNKLNGTIPTSIGDLPHVQQIDLSFNRLQGSFSLDVFENTPRLIRLYLSHNQLTVHLSSGWEPPIYFQVLRLASCNIRGPIPTFLSKQKRLLGLDISNNSFTGAIPTWFWDLNITSNLNLSYNNLEGPLPPNLDIGLYMTLDLQHNKLSGSLPSPSKASQALQTLNLSYNNFTGTIPIQIGILLPKIQVLGLSNNKLSGKIPSSITTCTLLRRLNLAKNGLEGDIPSTMGGLYQLRTLHLNDNKIKGELPYSLSNCSDLEIIDIGNNFLSGEIPHWLSGLSQLMILVLRNNLFAGYIPPELAYLSNLHVLDLSENNLNGSIPPELEKLATGMVQSKSSKEQPMEEKPSYYREEILVTNKENDLVYVDSILLLVTCIDLSGNQLSGNIPSEIGALSGLRILNISRNNLSGEIPHTLGMLELIESLDLSYNNLQGKIPIEMQGLHYLAVFSVSNNKLCGKIPTEGQFSTFKVAYFYGNPCLCGFLLDIRCPESPATGDNEEEGEENETGDPWYWYVGCLVCFAVGFWGVFALLRIKTWRTRYNNIMDDAAASFCDSLTVQWKSFLVNNFTRQ, encoded by the exons ATGGAGAAATACACATGGGTTGTGCTTGTGATGAGCTGGAGCACAGCAATTGTATATTGCAATTGTAACAGTATTCAATGCCTACCGGAGGAAAGGCTTATTCTGCTCAGATTCAATACTGGGATAGGCGGATTATCTGTTCCATGGAAGGGATTGAATTGTTGTGAGTGGGATGGCGTTGAATGCAGCAATCGCACATCCCATGTCACCCACCTACGCCTCTCAAAATTGGTGGTGCAAAACTCATCAGGAACTCACATTCTCACTCCTCTGTTCCAGTTAAAGCAATTGGAGTATCTGGATTTAAGCTCCAATGGCTTCACTGGTGTAATACCTGCAG GTATATCTGAACTTCCAGAACTGAGGCATCTGGACTTGAGCGACAATGATTTTGAAGGTGAGGTTCCATTGCAGCTGGGGAATCTCTCCAACCTCAACTATTTGAGCATTGCAATGGCCGAGAAGGCTGTGTTCAAATGTTGGTCCAATTTACAATGGGTGCGGAATCTTCGAAGGTTACAGTATTTGTCAGTCAGGCATGTGGAGGTAAGGAGTAGTAATAAAGAGCTGGGTGAATTTATATCTCCTCTTGATAATTTGCAGATCCTTGATATGAGTGACTGCAACATGTCAGGCCCCATTCCCAAGGCTCTCCTAAACCTCACATCCCTCACAGATCTGGACCTTCACGTGAACACCTTCTCTTCCCCAATTCCGCCATGGCTGGGAAATATGACCGGTTTGGTGTCGCTTAGTTTTCATAACTGTAACATCAGTGGTCCGTTCCCCCTCTCTCTTTCCACTTTGCCCCAATTGAAAAACCTCCGATTGTCTGATAATGAATTCCTAAGTGGAGATATAAGCGAAATTTTAGGCAGCGGGTGGCCACACCTTGCTCTGTTTACTCTGTCAGGGTCAAATATAAGAGGAAGTATACCTGCTTTCATTGGGAATTTATCCTCCCTCACAATTTTTAAAGTGGTAGAGACCATGATTAATGGGCCTATTCCCGCCTCACTTGGTAGTCTCCCTCTTCTTGAGGAACTCATACTCCGGAATAACTTTCTTACGGGAAGGATTCCTCCACGAATCTCTCAACTTTCTAAGTTGAAAATTCTGGATCTATCCTTCAATCAGCTAAGTGGCAACATACCTTCTCATCTGCATGGGTTTTCTTCTCTGAGGAAACTTTATCTCCAATCCAACAAGTTGAACGGTACAATTCCTACTTCTATTGGAGATCTCCCTCACGTACAACAGATAGACCTGAGTTTTAACCGTCTGCAAGGTAGTTTTTCTCTTGATGTTTTTGAAAATACCCCCAGGCTTATTCGCCTCTATCTTTCACACAATCAGCTAACTGTCCACCTTAGTTCAGGATGGGAACCCCCAATTTATTTTCAGGTATTACGCTTGGCCTCCTGTAATATCCGTGGTCCCATTCCTACATTTCTGTCCAAACAAAAGAGATTATTGGGTCTGGATATCTCCAACAACAGCTTTACTGGAGCAATTCCAACTTGGTTTTGGGATCTAAATATTACTAGCAATCTTAACTTGTCTTACAATAATTTAGAAGGTCCACTTCCCCCTAATTTGGATATTGGATTGTACATGACCCTAGACCTGCAACATAATAAGTTGAGTGGCTCTCTTCCCTCGCCGTCAAAAGCCTCACAGGCCCTGCAAACATTGAACCTGTCTTATAATAATTTCACTGGGACTATCCCCATCCAAATTGGTATCCTTCTTCCTAAGATTCAGGTTCTGGGTCTGTCGAATAACAAATTATCCGGCAAAATACCATCCTCTATAACAACTTGCACGCTTTTGAGAAGACTGAATCTGGCAAAAAATGGTTTGGAAGGAGATATTCCCTCCACAATGGGTGGGCTGTATCAACTCCGGACACTGCACCTGAATGACAATAAGATTAAGGGAGAACTGCCTTACAGTCTTTCCAACTGTTCAGATTTGGAGATCATAGACATTGGAAACAATTTTTTGTCTGGAGAAATACCACATTGGTTATCAGGGCTTTCTCAGTTGATGATACTTGTGTTGAGGAATAACCTTTTTGCAGGATACATTCCACCAGAACTAGCCTATCTCTCTAATCTCCATGTTTTAGACTTGTCAGAGAACAACTTGAATGGGTCCATCCCACCAGAGTTGGAGAAATTAGCAACAGGGATGGTTCAAAGCAAGAGCTCAAAAGAACAGCCCATGGAAGAAAAGCCCTCCTACTACAGAGAGGAAATCCTTGTGACTAACAAAGAAAATGATTTGGTATATGTGGATTCTATCCTGCTACTTGTAACATGTATTGACCTATCTGGAAATCAACTGTCAGGTAACATTCCTTCAGAGATCGGTGCACTTAGTGGTCTACGAATCCTCAATATCTCCAGAAATAATCTAAGCGGAGAAATTCCCCATACATTGGGAATGCTAGAGCTAATAGAATCACTGGACCTTTCCTATAATAATCTGCAAGGCAAGATTCCAATTGAAATGCAGGGACTTCATTACCTGGCTGTTTTCAGCGTGTCTAACAACAAACTTTGTGGCAAAATACCAACTGAAGGTCAATTCTCCACATTTAAGGTTGCCTATTTCTATGGTAACCCTTGTCTTTGTGGTTTTCTACTTGATATCAGATGCCCAGAATCACCAGCAACAGGGGATAAtgaagaggagggagaggagaatGAAACAGGGGATCCTTGGTATTGGTATGTTGGCTGTTTGGTCTGTTTTGCTGTTGGCTTTTGGGGAGTGTTTGCACTGCTGAGAATAAAGACATGGCGAACAAGATACAACAATATCATGGATGACGCTGCTGCCAGCTTTTGCGATTCATTGACTGTGCAATGGAAATCAT